The following is a genomic window from Magnetococcales bacterium.
GGCGCGCCGCTCGGGCTCCCCGAACAGGTTGGGAGTCTCTTCGATGACGGGGGTTATGACAAGCTCCAACAGCTTGCTGTCCCGCTCGATGCTCAGGCGCAACGGCTCGCCGGAGGAGGCCCGGATGCGGGCGCTCATGGTCTCCCAGCGGGAGACCTCCTCCCCTTCCACCGACAGGATGCGGTCGCCGCTTTTCAACCCGGAGCGGGCTGCGGGCATACCCTCCTTGACGCTACCCACCACCGGCAGCAGCTCCTGGAAACCGATCAGACAGGTCATCCAAAGCACCACGATGGCGAACAGGAAGTTGAACAGCGGTCCGGCGGCAACGATGGCGAAGCGGGGACCGACGCCCTTGTGGCTGAACGAAAAGGGCTTTTCCTCTTCGGCGACAGGTTCTTCGTCCCCCTCCCCCAACATGCGGACATAGCCGCCCAGGGGCACTACGGCCACCTGGTAGTCGGTGCCGTCCTTCGGGCTTTTCCATCCGAAGAGTCGCGGCCCGAAACCAAGAGAGAAGATCAGGACGCGGACACCGAACCAACGCGCCACCAGGAAATGGCCCAATTCATGCACGAAAATCAGGGCGCCCAGAACGACGATCGCCCAAAATAGGCTGTTCACTGCAAACTCCTCCGACCATCCCCGCCGATCCAACGGCTGGTGAATTCCCTGGTTTCAAGGTCCAGGGCTAACAACTCCTCCAACGAACCGGGGCCCGGTCCGTCCAGGCTCGACATGGCCCTCTCCACGGCGGCGGGAATGCCCAGAAAGGGGATTTTCCCGGCCAGAAAGGCCGCCACGGCCACTTCGTTGGCCGCGTTGAGCACGGCTGGCAGACGTCCCCCGCCACAGAGAGCCGCATAAGCCAGGGGCAGACAGGGAAAACGGTCTCCGCCCGGAGCCTCTTCGAAATGCAGCCGACCCAGAGCCACCAGGTCCAGGGCCTTGACCGGCGCCGCGATGCGCTCCGGCCAGGCCAGCGCCACGGCGATCGGGGTACGCATGTCCGGCACGCCCAACTGCGCCAGCACCGATCCGTCGGCATATTGCACCATCGAGTGAACGATGCTCTCCGGATGAACCACCACCTTGATGCGCGAAGCCTCCACATCGAACAACCAGCGGGCCTCGATCACTTCCAACCCCTTGTTCATCATCGAGGCGGAATCGATGGTGATCTTGGGGCCCATATTCCAGGTGGGATGGGCCAAAGCCATCTCCGGAGTCACCTGCTCCAGCCTCTCCCGGCTCCAGCCCCGGAACGGTCCTCCCGAAGCGGTCAGTATCAGGTTCTGCAAGGCCTCCCGGCCGTTCAACACCTGAAAAATGGCCGAGTGTTCCGAATCGACCGGCAACAGGCGCACGCCGAACTCGGCCACGGCGCTCATGAACAGCGCCCCCGCCATGACCAGGCACTCCTTGTTGGCCAGGGCGATATCCTTGCCGGCGCGAATCGCCGCCATGGTCGGCGCCAATCCGACGGCCCCGACCAAAGCCGAAACCACCATATCCGCCCGACCATGCCGCGCCACGGCCAGCAACCCTTCGGGCCCACTCAACACCTCCAGGGAAGGCAGCTCACGCCGCACTTCCCTGGCCGATTCCTCACTTCCCATGGCGAGCAGCTCGGGGCGAAAGCGCAACGCCTGGACAATCGCCCGGCGGCTGTTGCCCCCGGCGGCCATGGCGACCACCTTGAAACGATCGGGATGGGCCGCCACCACGTCCAGGGTGCTTTGGCCGATGGATCCGGTCGATCCCAACAGGGCAAGATTCTTAACGCTCAAGCAGGTCAACCCCGATCAGATAGGCGGCCAGTACCGGAGCCGAAAACAGCAGGCTGTCCAAACGGTCCAGCAAGCCGCCATGGCCCGGAATCAACCGACCGGAATCTTTCACTCCGGCCTCGCGTTTGACCACGGACTCCGCCAAATCGCCGATTTGGCCCACAACCGACAGGGCCAAACTTAAGACAATAGCGCGCCCCGTTGGGATTGCAAGGGAAAAGGCGTAAGCCGCCCCCGCCCCCCCCAGAATACCACAGAGGGTTCCACCCCAAAAACCGGACCAGGTCTTGCCCGGAGAGACCCGGGGAATCCACTTCGGCCCTCCGAAGCCCCGTCCCACGAACAACGCCCCGGTGTCCGTGGACCAGATGACGATCAGCAACAAACCCAGCCATTCCGGCCCGAAACGCAACCGTACTTCCAACAGCCAAACCAGGGGCGCGACGCAATAGAGCAGCCCGCCCATCAACAGCAGCATTCCGTCGAGGACCGGTTTGTCTGCCTGGTAACGCCAGACCCCCAACCCCATCAGCGCGGGCAGCAACACCGCCGGAAGCAACCAAAGCAGCTCCTTCAGCGGTGTCAGCGGCAGGGCCAACATCACCGCGCCGACCCCGACGGCCATGGCCAGGGGGAGCGCGTCCACCCCACCCTTCAGCCGGTTCCACTCCCACATCAAACCGCTGCCGGCCAACAGCATCAGCAGGTAGAGCGGACCCGTCCCACCCCGGAACAACACCCAGATCACCACCGGAATGAGAATCAAGGCTGTTACAATGCGCAACACCATGCTTCGGTTCCATCAACGGCAGTCGGAGTGGGTAACGGAAAGCCAGCGACTCGATCGGCTTCCTAAGGATAATCACGCCCCTGTCTCAAGAAGGCTCCGGCAGCCCGGTTTGAAAAGCCATGCTCAGGCGGCGGTCGCCCCGAAACGGCGCTCCCGGCGGCTGAACTCCAACAAGGCCTGTTCCAGATGATCCTTGTTGAATTCCGGCCAGAAGATGGGCAAAAAGACCAACTCGGTGTAGGCCATCTGCCACAGGAGGAAATTGCTGATGCGCTGCTCCCCCCCGGTGCGGATCAACAGATCGGGATCCGGCTGGCCCGCCGTACTCATGCGCGAGGAGACGTTCTCTTCGGTCACCTCCTCGGGTGTCAGGCCCCGCTCCCGGGCATCCGTAACGAAGCTGCGGATGCAATCGACGATCTCCTGGCGTCCCCCGTAGTTCAGGGCGATATTGAATTGCAACCGGGTGTTGACCACGGTGCGGTTTTCCATCTCCACCACCAGATCCTGGATTTTCTGAGGCAGCATGTTCAATCGGCCCAGGGCCTTGAAGCGAACCCCTTCCCGGATCAGTTCGTCCATCTCCTTGCGCAGATGCATGGCCAGCAGATTCATCAGGGCGTTCACTTCGTCCTGGGGCCTTTTCCAGTTTTCCGAGGAGAAGGTGTAGAGCGTCAGGACGGGAACCCCCAGCAACAGACAGGCCTCGATGGTGCGCCGCACCGCCTTCACCCCCTGGCGATGCCCCTCCAGACGGGGCAGACTGCGGCTTTTGGCCCAGCGACGATTGCCATCCATAATGATGGCAACATGTTTGGGCATGTTTTCTCCGTCCAATTTCAACATCGAGATTACCTTCCGCGGCTACCCGGCAGCCACTTGCAGGGATAAACGTGTCCGGGGTACGAACCCCCTTTTAGTGCCTCAGTTATGCAGTGTACGACAACTCCGATACGGCGTCTCCTCGGAAGACGCTACACATGCATGATCTCTTCTTCCTTCTTCAGGGCGATTTCGCCGATGCGCTCGATATGGCGGTCGGTCAACTCCTGAACGGTCTTTTCCCAGACATGGAGATCATCCTTGGAGATTTCCTTGTTCTTTTCCGCCTTGCGGAGGATTTCCACCCCGTCGCGGCGCACGTTGCGAATGGCCACCCGGGCCTGTTCGGCGAACTTGTGTACCACCTTGACCAGATCCCGCCGCCGGTCTTCGGTCAACTCCGGCAGGGGAATGCGCAACACCATGCCGTCCTTGATGGGATTGAGGCCCAGGTCCGACTCCCGAATGGCCTTGTCGATGATATTGACCAGGGAGCGATCCCAGGGCTGCACCGTGATCATGCGCGCCTCCGGCACATTCAGGGAGGCCACCTGATTCAACGGCATGCGACTGCCGTAGGCCTCGATCGTCAGGTGATCCAGCAGCCCCGTGTTGGCACGTCCGGTGCGCAGCCCCCCCAGCTCCTCCTGCATGGCCTGCAAGACTTTCTTCATCCGTTCCGTGAGGTCTGCTTCATAGGCTGCGTTCATCATGCCTCCTCAATCAGGGTTCCCAGGCGTTCGCCTTGCAAGACCCTGCCAAGACTGCCCGGTTCGGTCATGGAACAGACCAGGATTGGCAGGCGATTCTCCCGACAGAGGGTGATGGCGGTCAGATCCATCACCCGCAAATCCCGTTGCAACACCTCACGATAGGTCAGATAAGGCAGGAACTCGGCCTGCGGATCCTTGGCCGGGTCGGCGCTGTAAACGCCGGACACCTTGGTCGCCTTGATCAACACGGAGGCATGAATCTCGATGGCCCGCAAACTGGCGGCGGTATCGGTGGTGAAGTAGGGATTCCCGGTTCCGGCGGCGAAGATCACCACCCGGCCCTCCTGGAGATGCCGCACGGCCTGCTGCTGCTGAAAGGTCTCCGCCACCTGGGGCATGGCCAGAGCCGACTGCACCACCGCCGGGACACCCGCCGCCTCCAGGGCGCTTTGCAGGGCCAGGGCGTTGATCACCGTGGCCAGCATGCCCATCTGGTCGGCCCGGCTGCGTTCCATATCCCGGGCGCTTTCGGACATGCCGCGAAAAATGTTGCCGCCGCCCACCACCAGGGCCAGTTCGATGCCCAGCCGGTTAACCCCGGCCAGCTCACCGGCCACCCGGGCCAAAAAAAGGGGGTCGAGACCATAGCCCCGCCCCCCCATCAGAGCTTCTCCGGAAAGTTTCACCAAAACGCGCCGATAAGGCGTGGCATTTGTCATGAAAATCGGCCTCTCCTGACGTCTGCCGGGATGGGCCGACCCTGCCTCCCGAAGGATTGATCCCCTCTTCGGATACGGCAGAGCCGACCGCCCTGTTTCCGGAACCAACCATGCTGCTCGAAAACATCACCCCATCTGCTGGGCGACTTCCGCAGCAAAGTCCTTCTCTTCCTTCTGAATACCCTCTCCCAGCTGGAAGCGGGCGAAACCGGTCACCCGGATGGGGCTGCCCAACTTCTTGGCAGCCTGTTCCACCACCTGGGAGACCTTGCTCTCCTGATCGACGACGTAGAGCTGCTCCAGCATGCAGACCTCACCGTAGAACTTGCTGATACGCCCTTCCACCATCTTGGCGAGAATGTTTTCGGGCTTGCCGCTGGCCTTGGCCTGCTCCATCAGCACATCCCGCTCCCGGTTCAGGGTCTCCACCGGCACCACGGAGCGGTCCAGGAATTGGGGAGAGGCGGCGGCCACGTGCATGGCCAACTGCTTACCCAACTCGGCGAGAGCCGCCGCATCGCCCCCGCTCTCCAAACCCACCAGAACGCCGATCTTGCCGTTCATGTGGATGTATTGCCCCACCACGCCCTGGGCCACTTCCATGAGTTGGTAGCGGCGCACGGCCATGTTCTCCCCGATAACGGAGATCAGATGGGTCACCTCTTCGGCCACGGAACGACCGTTGCCGTAGGGCAGGGCCTGCAGGGCAT
Proteins encoded in this region:
- a CDS encoding site-2 protease family protein; its protein translation is MNSLFWAIVVLGALIFVHELGHFLVARWFGVRVLIFSLGFGPRLFGWKSPKDGTDYQVAVVPLGGYVRMLGEGDEEPVAEEEKPFSFSHKGVGPRFAIVAAGPLFNFLFAIVVLWMTCLIGFQELLPVVGSVKEGMPAARSGLKSGDRILSVEGEEVSRWETMSARIRASSGEPLRLSIERDSKLLELVITPVIEETPNLFGEPERRAMIGITPKGDSAVITYGVVEGFFEGMRRTWSVIDLTLTTYWKLLTRVVSPDQIGGPIMIAELILADNGNGADYAGPDGTAKVYQIAYTDLGAGSITTVTLTAGSNIIDTGFGRLIVDSSTGSYSFIPKSQ
- a CDS encoding 1-deoxy-D-xylulose-5-phosphate reductoisomerase — its product is MSVKNLALLGSTGSIGQSTLDVVAAHPDRFKVVAMAAGGNSRRAIVQALRFRPELLAMGSEESAREVRRELPSLEVLSGPEGLLAVARHGRADMVVSALVGAVGLAPTMAAIRAGKDIALANKECLVMAGALFMSAVAEFGVRLLPVDSEHSAIFQVLNGREALQNLILTASGGPFRGWSRERLEQVTPEMALAHPTWNMGPKITIDSASMMNKGLEVIEARWLFDVEASRIKVVVHPESIVHSMVQYADGSVLAQLGVPDMRTPIAVALAWPERIAAPVKALDLVALGRLHFEEAPGGDRFPCLPLAYAALCGGGRLPAVLNAANEVAVAAFLAGKIPFLGIPAAVERAMSSLDGPGPGSLEELLALDLETREFTSRWIGGDGRRSLQ
- a CDS encoding phosphatidate cytidylyltransferase; this encodes MVLRIVTALILIPVVIWVLFRGGTGPLYLLMLLAGSGLMWEWNRLKGGVDALPLAMAVGVGAVMLALPLTPLKELLWLLPAVLLPALMGLGVWRYQADKPVLDGMLLLMGGLLYCVAPLVWLLEVRLRFGPEWLGLLLIVIWSTDTGALFVGRGFGGPKWIPRVSPGKTWSGFWGGTLCGILGGAGAAYAFSLAIPTGRAIVLSLALSVVGQIGDLAESVVKREAGVKDSGRLIPGHGGLLDRLDSLLFSAPVLAAYLIGVDLLER
- a CDS encoding isoprenyl transferase, with the protein product MLKLDGENMPKHVAIIMDGNRRWAKSRSLPRLEGHRQGVKAVRRTIEACLLLGVPVLTLYTFSSENWKRPQDEVNALMNLLAMHLRKEMDELIREGVRFKALGRLNMLPQKIQDLVVEMENRTVVNTRLQFNIALNYGGRQEIVDCIRSFVTDARERGLTPEEVTEENVSSRMSTAGQPDPDLLIRTGGEQRISNFLLWQMAYTELVFLPIFWPEFNKDHLEQALLEFSRRERRFGATAA
- the frr gene encoding ribosome recycling factor; translation: MNAAYEADLTERMKKVLQAMQEELGGLRTGRANTGLLDHLTIEAYGSRMPLNQVASLNVPEARMITVQPWDRSLVNIIDKAIRESDLGLNPIKDGMVLRIPLPELTEDRRRDLVKVVHKFAEQARVAIRNVRRDGVEILRKAEKNKEISKDDLHVWEKTVQELTDRHIERIGEIALKKEEEIMHV
- a CDS encoding UMP kinase, translating into MTNATPYRRVLVKLSGEALMGGRGYGLDPLFLARVAGELAGVNRLGIELALVVGGGNIFRGMSESARDMERSRADQMGMLATVINALALQSALEAAGVPAVVQSALAMPQVAETFQQQQAVRHLQEGRVVIFAAGTGNPYFTTDTAASLRAIEIHASVLIKATKVSGVYSADPAKDPQAEFLPYLTYREVLQRDLRVMDLTAITLCRENRLPILVCSMTEPGSLGRVLQGERLGTLIEEA
- a CDS encoding elongation factor Ts; translation: MSVTAQMVKDLREKTGAGMMECKKALTETGGDMQAAIDWLRKKGLSVAAKKSGRVAAEGKVVAVSSGNAGILLEVNLETDFASRNEHFGSFIENLSQLVLKARPADMDALQALPYGNGRSVAEEVTHLISVIGENMAVRRYQLMEVAQGVVGQYIHMNGKIGVLVGLESGGDAAALAELGKQLAMHVAAASPQFLDRSVVPVETLNRERDVLMEQAKASGKPENILAKMVEGRISKFYGEVCMLEQLYVVDQESKVSQVVEQAAKKLGSPIRVTGFARFQLGEGIQKEEKDFAAEVAQQMG